In Micromonospora sp. WMMA1363, a genomic segment contains:
- a CDS encoding MIP/aquaporin family protein — MGEIKLMTIALWRRLLAEFTGTALLVTAVVGSGIMAAALSPGDVGLQLLENSIATAFALGTLILIFGPISGAHFNPVVSAADWLLGRRAGTGLTARDLGAYVAAQILGGITGSVLANLMFGLAAIDFSGKDRAAGHLWLGEVVATAGLVLLIFALARSGRAPIAPAAVGAYIGAAYWFTSSTSFANPAVTIGRAFTDTFAGIAPASVPGFVLAQLAGLAVGVGLLAALYPDAGDAADQVVVPAEPAATVSRRS; from the coding sequence ATGGGAGAGATCAAACTGATGACCATCGCACTCTGGCGGCGCCTGCTGGCCGAGTTCACCGGCACCGCCCTGCTGGTCACCGCCGTGGTCGGCTCCGGAATCATGGCCGCCGCCCTCTCCCCCGGCGACGTCGGCCTCCAACTGCTGGAAAACTCGATCGCCACCGCCTTCGCGCTCGGAACGTTGATCCTGATCTTCGGCCCGATCTCCGGGGCGCACTTCAACCCGGTCGTGTCCGCCGCCGACTGGCTCCTCGGACGCCGCGCCGGCACCGGCCTGACCGCCCGCGATCTCGGCGCCTACGTAGCGGCCCAGATCCTCGGCGGGATCACCGGATCCGTGCTGGCGAACCTGATGTTCGGCCTCGCCGCAATCGACTTCTCCGGCAAGGACCGGGCCGCCGGGCACCTCTGGCTGGGCGAGGTCGTCGCCACCGCCGGGCTGGTCCTACTGATCTTCGCTCTCGCCCGCTCCGGCCGCGCGCCGATCGCCCCCGCCGCCGTCGGTGCCTACATCGGGGCGGCGTACTGGTTCACCTCGTCGACCTCGTTCGCCAATCCGGCCGTCACCATCGGCCGGGCGTTCACCGACACCTTCGCCGGCATCGCCCCCGCCTCGGTGCCCGGGTTCGTACTGGCGCAGTTGGCCGGACTCGCCGTCGGCGTCGGTCTACTCGCCGCCCTCTACCCCGACGCCGGCGACGCCGCCGACCAGGTGGTCGTCCCCGCCGAGCCGGCAGCGACCGTCAGCCGACGGTCATGA
- a CDS encoding metalloregulator ArsR/SmtB family transcription factor: protein MSKQQGSPPVDLTTDTPCCPPLAQRRVPAETAAMLAPAFKALGEPVRLQLLSMIASAEDGEACVCDLTPAFDLTGPTISHHLRTLREAGLVDAERRGTWVYYRARPQILGQLAALLSMESTPASGQ, encoded by the coding sequence ATGTCGAAACAGCAGGGGTCGCCACCCGTCGACCTCACCACCGACACACCGTGCTGCCCACCGCTCGCGCAGCGCCGGGTTCCCGCCGAGACAGCCGCGATGCTCGCGCCCGCGTTCAAGGCACTCGGCGAACCGGTACGGCTGCAGCTGTTGTCGATGATCGCCTCCGCCGAGGACGGCGAGGCGTGCGTGTGCGACCTGACTCCAGCGTTCGACCTGACCGGCCCGACGATCTCCCATCACCTCAGGACGCTGCGCGAGGCGGGCCTGGTCGATGCCGAGCGGCGGGGCACCTGGGTCTACTACCGCGCCCGGCCGCAGATCCTGGGCCAGCTCGCCGCCCTGCTGTCGATGGAGTCGACCCCCGCGTCCGGTCAGTAG
- a CDS encoding PadR family transcriptional regulator: protein MALRHAVLAALLDGEYSGYQLAKVFDVSLANFWYAVPQQLYVELAKLEREGLVAGRQVIQRDRPNKRLFTITDAGLAELAAFAATPSKPSSVREDLLVMVQAVDRLDPTPVIAQLEDRAVVAAAKVDICDRMLQRLRGELDEETFLREGDRIGPYLTCLRGRRFEQENREWCEQVAALLRARAPLPH, encoded by the coding sequence ATGGCGCTGCGCCACGCCGTGCTGGCGGCACTGCTCGACGGCGAGTACAGCGGGTACCAACTGGCCAAGGTCTTCGACGTGTCGCTGGCGAACTTCTGGTACGCGGTGCCCCAGCAGCTCTACGTCGAGCTGGCCAAGCTGGAGCGCGAGGGACTGGTCGCCGGCCGGCAGGTCATCCAGCGGGACCGGCCCAACAAGCGACTCTTCACGATCACCGACGCCGGCCTGGCGGAGCTGGCCGCGTTCGCGGCCACGCCGTCGAAACCGTCGTCGGTCCGGGAGGACCTGTTGGTCATGGTCCAGGCCGTCGACCGCCTCGACCCGACGCCGGTCATCGCCCAGCTCGAGGACCGCGCGGTCGTGGCGGCGGCGAAGGTGGACATCTGCGATCGAATGCTGCAGCGGCTGCGCGGTGAGCTGGACGAGGAGACGTTCCTGCGCGAAGGCGACCGGATCGGGCCGTACCTGACGTGCCTGCGCGGCCGCCGGTTCGAACAGGAGAACCGCGAGTGGTGCGAGCAGGTCGCCGCGCTGCTACGCGCCCGGGCGCCGCTGCCGCACTGA
- a CDS encoding LLM class F420-dependent oxidoreductase gives MKLGYTTGYWSAGPPAGVTDAIAEADRLGFDSIWAAEAYGSDCLTPLAWWGAGTSRVRLGTNIMQMSARTPTAAAMAALTLDHLSGGRFILGLGASGPQVVEGWYGQPYPRPLARTREYIEIVRAVLARTGPVEYDGAFYQLPHRGGTGLGKPLKSTVHPLRGDIPIFLAAEGPKNVALAAEIADGWLPLFFSPKADGFYRAALAEGFARPDARRDPDTFEVAATVPIVVDDDVERAADQIRPFVALYVGGMGAKSANFHRDVIARLGYERECEVITEAYLAGNKREAVAAVPTTLVEDIALIGPAAKIKDELPRWRETVITTLLVQGGPRQLRQIVELVD, from the coding sequence ATGAAACTCGGCTACACCACCGGCTACTGGTCCGCCGGCCCACCCGCCGGTGTCACGGACGCAATCGCGGAGGCCGACCGCCTCGGCTTCGATTCGATCTGGGCCGCCGAGGCGTACGGGTCCGACTGTCTCACCCCGCTCGCCTGGTGGGGCGCCGGCACCTCCCGGGTGCGGCTGGGGACCAACATCATGCAGATGTCGGCGCGGACGCCGACCGCCGCGGCGATGGCGGCGCTCACCCTCGACCACCTGTCCGGCGGCCGGTTCATCCTCGGGCTCGGCGCCTCCGGTCCGCAGGTCGTGGAGGGATGGTACGGCCAGCCGTACCCACGGCCGTTGGCCCGCACCCGGGAGTACATCGAGATCGTCCGCGCTGTCCTCGCCCGTACCGGCCCGGTCGAGTACGACGGCGCGTTCTACCAGCTACCGCACCGCGGCGGCACCGGCCTGGGCAAGCCGCTGAAGTCCACCGTCCATCCGCTCCGCGGCGACATCCCGATCTTCCTCGCCGCCGAGGGGCCGAAGAACGTGGCGCTGGCCGCCGAGATCGCCGACGGCTGGCTACCGTTGTTCTTCTCCCCCAAGGCGGACGGCTTCTACCGCGCCGCACTGGCGGAGGGCTTCGCCCGACCAGACGCCCGCCGCGACCCCGACACGTTCGAGGTCGCCGCGACGGTGCCGATCGTCGTCGACGACGACGTGGAGCGGGCGGCAGACCAGATCCGACCGTTCGTCGCGCTGTACGTCGGCGGCATGGGCGCCAAGTCGGCCAACTTCCACCGTGACGTCATCGCCCGCCTCGGATACGAGCGGGAGTGCGAGGTCATCACCGAGGCTTACCTGGCGGGCAACAAGCGGGAAGCCGTCGCCGCCGTGCCGACCACACTGGTGGAAGACATCGCGCTGATCGGGCCGGCCGCGAAGATCAAGGACGAGCTGCCACGGTGGCGCGAGACGGTGATCACCACCCTGTTGGTCCAGGGCGGCCCGCGGCAGCTACGCCAGATCGTCGAGTTGGTCGACTGA
- a CDS encoding arsenate reductase ArsC, protein MSDKPSVLFVCVHNAGRSQMAAGWLRHLAGDTVEVRSAGSAPADQVNPAAVAAMREVGIDITGQAPKLLQYETAASSDVIVTMGCGDACPVFPGKRYEDWKLEDPAGKGVEAVRPIRDEIRDRVQKLLAELRPPA, encoded by the coding sequence ATGAGCGACAAGCCCAGCGTCCTGTTCGTCTGCGTCCACAACGCCGGACGCTCCCAGATGGCCGCCGGCTGGCTCCGCCACCTCGCCGGCGACACCGTCGAGGTCCGCTCCGCCGGCTCCGCCCCCGCCGACCAGGTCAACCCCGCCGCCGTCGCGGCCATGCGGGAGGTCGGCATCGACATCACCGGCCAGGCCCCCAAGCTCCTGCAGTACGAGACCGCGGCGTCCTCCGACGTCATCGTCACCATGGGCTGCGGCGACGCCTGCCCCGTCTTCCCGGGCAAGCGCTACGAGGACTGGAAACTCGAGGACCCCGCCGGCAAGGGCGTCGAGGCGGTCCGCCCGATCCGCGACGAGATCCGCGACCGGGTGCAGAAACTGCTCGCCGAGCTGCGTCCCCCTGCGTGA
- a CDS encoding NAD(P)-binding domain-containing protein, with translation MSALDQLPVAVVGAGPVGLAAAGHLYERGLPHTVLEAGDSAGAAVRQWGHVRVFSPWRYALDPVARRLLDDAGWVAPDLEALPTGAEIVADYLQPLADLSQLKPRVRYRARVEAISRLGYDRLRTAGRERAPFLIRLATGEEILARAVIDASGTWGTPNVLGASGLPARGEQTATAFLEHALPDVLGADRARFTGRHTLVVGAGHSAANTLLCLADLAVREPGTEVTWAIRSASPTRSYGGGDADALPARGALGSRLRDYVAAGRIRLLAGFSVHAINPSAGRVAVVVRHADGSAESITVDRVVAATGFRPDHTIAAELRLDLDPIMGATRALAPLIDPNEHSCGTVPPHGVDELSHPEPGYYAVGMKSYGRAPTFLMATGYEQVRSVVAALAGDWAAARDVQLDLPETGVCNSSPADSTGTDSCCGPAPTARPAGTGLVTGTADGPPTAPLNLINPDTPSGGRTGGRSGS, from the coding sequence ATGAGCGCCCTGGACCAGCTACCCGTCGCGGTCGTCGGCGCCGGCCCGGTCGGCCTCGCGGCCGCCGGCCACCTGTACGAACGCGGCCTGCCCCACACCGTCCTCGAAGCCGGCGACAGCGCCGGTGCCGCCGTCCGCCAGTGGGGCCACGTCCGCGTGTTCTCCCCATGGCGGTACGCCCTGGATCCGGTCGCCCGGCGGCTCCTGGACGACGCGGGCTGGGTCGCCCCCGACCTCGAAGCCCTGCCCACCGGTGCGGAGATCGTCGCCGACTATCTGCAACCCCTTGCCGACCTGTCCCAGCTCAAGCCGCGGGTGCGTTACCGGGCCCGGGTCGAGGCGATCAGCCGCCTCGGCTACGACCGGCTCCGCACCGCCGGCCGCGAGCGCGCTCCTTTCCTGATCCGCCTCGCCACCGGTGAGGAAATCCTCGCCCGGGCTGTCATCGACGCCTCCGGCACGTGGGGCACCCCCAACGTTCTGGGCGCCTCCGGCCTGCCTGCCCGCGGTGAGCAGACCGCCACCGCCTTCCTGGAACACGCCCTGCCGGACGTGCTCGGTGCCGACCGCGCCCGGTTCACCGGCCGCCACACCCTGGTCGTCGGTGCCGGCCACTCCGCCGCCAACACTCTGCTCTGTCTCGCCGACCTCGCCGTGCGGGAACCGGGCACGGAGGTTACCTGGGCCATCCGCTCGGCATCTCCGACCCGCAGCTACGGCGGCGGGGACGCAGACGCCCTCCCCGCCCGCGGGGCGCTCGGCTCCCGGCTGCGCGACTACGTCGCCGCCGGTCGCATCCGCCTGCTCGCCGGCTTCTCCGTTCACGCGATCAACCCGAGCGCCGGGCGGGTTGCCGTCGTCGTCCGGCACGCCGACGGCTCCGCCGAGTCCATCACCGTGGACCGCGTCGTCGCCGCCACCGGCTTCCGACCCGACCACACCATCGCCGCCGAACTGCGCCTGGACCTCGATCCGATCATGGGCGCCACCCGAGCCCTCGCCCCACTGATCGATCCCAACGAGCACTCCTGCGGCACCGTCCCGCCGCACGGCGTCGACGAGCTCTCCCACCCCGAGCCCGGCTACTACGCCGTCGGCATGAAGAGCTACGGCCGCGCGCCTACCTTCCTCATGGCCACCGGCTACGAGCAGGTCCGGTCCGTGGTCGCCGCGCTCGCCGGCGACTGGGCCGCCGCCCGCGACGTCCAGCTCGACCTGCCCGAGACCGGGGTCTGCAACAGCAGCCCCGCCGACTCGACCGGCACCGACAGCTGCTGTGGTCCCGCCCCGACGGCCCGGCCGGCCGGTACGGGGCTCGTCACCGGAACCGCCGACGGCCCGCCGACCGCTCCGCTGAACCTGATCAACCCCGACACCCCGTCCGGCGGCCGAACTGGTGGCCGCAGTGGCAGCTGA
- a CDS encoding GNAT family N-acetyltransferase has product MADITVRPMTADDAERVLAVYQAGLDSGDASFETNAPTWTAFDAGRLPGHRFVAVDPGDHVIGWIAVSPTSTRAVYAGVVEHSVYIDPVARGTGAGRILLDALIASADSAGIWTIQAGIFPENTASLALHQGAGFRTIGTRERVGRHHGRWRDVVLLERRSPVVT; this is encoded by the coding sequence ATGGCCGACATCACCGTCCGCCCCATGACCGCGGACGACGCCGAGCGGGTCCTCGCCGTATACCAGGCCGGCCTGGACAGTGGCGACGCCAGCTTCGAAACCAACGCGCCGACCTGGACGGCGTTCGACGCCGGCCGGCTGCCGGGGCACCGCTTCGTCGCCGTCGACCCGGGCGACCACGTCATCGGCTGGATCGCCGTCTCACCCACCTCGACCCGCGCGGTCTACGCCGGGGTGGTCGAGCACTCCGTCTACATCGACCCCGTCGCGCGGGGCACCGGCGCCGGCCGGATCCTTCTGGATGCCCTGATCGCCTCCGCCGACTCCGCCGGGATCTGGACCATCCAGGCCGGCATCTTCCCCGAGAACACCGCGAGCCTGGCCCTGCATCAGGGCGCCGGGTTCCGGACAATCGGCACCCGCGAACGCGTCGGCCGCCACCACGGCCGGTGGCGTGACGTGGTCCTCCTCGAACGTCGCAGCCCCGTCGTCACCTGA
- a CDS encoding cyclodehydratase, with protein sequence MSPTSRRLRVLVAAAAAVAISMVSASPVSADDTAVDFACQARPPIVPAQTFGLSAGVDATAPATVASGSSFTVALAPAPLTVPGSVGGYTVREIRDLKLSIPVPANATLTGQHLSGGSGLGSAPPTVGVANGRVVVTVPGPISGGSTFTPPTLTLAMTAGASGTTVETRVAGDSYGNPGLTFTARVPILFFTANVPTSCYPSPSPVLSSTTVV encoded by the coding sequence ATGTCTCCGACGTCCCGACGACTGCGTGTGCTGGTGGCTGCTGCCGCCGCCGTTGCGATCAGCATGGTCAGCGCGTCTCCCGTATCGGCTGACGACACCGCTGTCGACTTCGCCTGCCAGGCCCGGCCGCCCATCGTCCCGGCCCAGACCTTCGGCCTGTCAGCCGGCGTCGACGCGACCGCACCCGCCACGGTCGCCTCCGGCAGCTCCTTCACCGTCGCGCTCGCCCCCGCACCGCTTACCGTGCCCGGCTCGGTGGGCGGCTACACCGTGCGGGAGATCCGTGATCTCAAGCTTTCCATTCCCGTCCCCGCCAACGCGACCCTGACCGGGCAGCACCTCTCCGGCGGTTCGGGGCTGGGCAGCGCACCGCCCACCGTCGGCGTGGCCAACGGCAGGGTCGTCGTGACGGTGCCCGGCCCGATCAGTGGAGGAAGCACGTTCACGCCGCCCACGCTGACGCTGGCCATGACCGCCGGTGCGTCCGGCACGACCGTCGAGACGAGGGTCGCGGGCGACAGCTACGGCAACCCTGGTCTCACCTTCACCGCCCGGGTGCCGATCCTCTTCTTCACGGCCAACGTCCCGACGTCGTGCTACCCCTCGCCCAGTCCGGTGCTCAGCTCGACGACGGTCGTCTGA
- a CDS encoding discoidin domain-containing protein has product MRSRAFRRPGNPLARSPRVPGVLSTRPPRRGRRSFVTWAVVITAATLLLGTSAPGSADESGWWVPTARPAPDSSIDVIGAPFTGTDAEGQVRGFVDAHNHLMSNEAFGGRLLCGKPFSEHGIADALKDCPEHYPDGSLALFDFLTNGGDGRHDPDGWPTFKDWPAHDSKTHQQNYYAWIERAWRGGQRVLVNHLVTNQVICSLYFFKDRSCDEMTSLRLQARKTYEMQDYIDQMYGGPGRGWFRIVTDSGQAREVIRQGKLAVVLGVETSEPFGCKQILDIPQCTKDDIDRGLDELYGLGVRSMFLCHKFDNALCGVRFDSGTTGTAVNAGQFLSTGTFWMTEKCTGPQQDNPITIGAIPGLEKLLPPGVRLPSYPAEARCNIRGLTALGEYALRGMMERKMLVEIDHMSVKATGRTLDILESVSYPGAISSHSWMDLNWTERVYGLGGFIAQYMHGAGRFIADAYRTKALRDAYGVGYGFGTDMNGFGNWPGPRGADTPNPVRYPYRSADGGAVLDRQTTGERTWDINIDGAAHYGLVPDWVEEIRVLGGQGVVDDLLRGAESYLGTWAASEGHAPGANLAAGSSASASSTLWSPFTTFAARRAVDGNPTTRWASWWSDDQWLRLDLGSPHLIRRVTLNWGPSYAKAYRVEVSTDGNVWRTVSSTSAGDGGLDTVTFAATSARHVRVHCQKRGTLLGYSLNEVGVYGT; this is encoded by the coding sequence ATGAGGAGCAGAGCGTTCCGGCGTCCGGGCAATCCGCTGGCTCGCTCCCCGCGAGTACCCGGCGTGCTCTCCACTCGGCCCCCACGTCGTGGCCGTCGGAGTTTCGTGACGTGGGCTGTGGTGATCACCGCGGCCACCCTGCTGCTGGGTACGTCGGCACCCGGTTCAGCGGACGAGTCCGGCTGGTGGGTCCCGACCGCCCGGCCGGCGCCCGACTCCTCGATCGACGTCATTGGCGCCCCGTTCACCGGCACCGACGCGGAGGGGCAGGTGAGGGGCTTCGTCGACGCGCACAACCACCTGATGTCCAACGAAGCCTTCGGTGGGCGGCTGCTCTGCGGCAAACCGTTCTCCGAGCACGGCATCGCCGACGCGCTCAAGGACTGTCCGGAGCACTACCCGGACGGCTCGCTCGCCCTCTTCGACTTCCTCACCAACGGCGGCGACGGCCGGCACGACCCCGATGGCTGGCCGACATTCAAGGACTGGCCGGCCCACGACTCGAAGACCCACCAGCAGAACTACTACGCCTGGATCGAGCGGGCCTGGCGCGGTGGCCAGCGGGTCCTCGTCAACCACCTCGTCACCAATCAGGTGATCTGCTCGCTCTACTTCTTCAAGGACCGCAGCTGCGACGAGATGACCTCCCTGCGGCTACAGGCCCGCAAGACGTACGAGATGCAGGACTACATCGACCAGATGTACGGTGGCCCGGGCAGGGGATGGTTCCGCATCGTCACCGACAGCGGGCAGGCCCGCGAGGTCATCCGCCAGGGAAAGCTGGCCGTCGTCCTGGGGGTCGAGACCTCCGAGCCGTTCGGCTGTAAGCAGATCCTGGACATTCCCCAGTGCACCAAGGACGACATCGACCGCGGACTCGACGAACTGTACGGCCTCGGGGTACGCAGCATGTTCCTGTGCCACAAGTTCGACAACGCCCTGTGCGGGGTCCGGTTCGACTCCGGCACCACCGGCACCGCGGTCAACGCCGGTCAGTTCCTGTCGACCGGAACCTTCTGGATGACAGAGAAGTGCACGGGTCCGCAACAGGACAACCCGATCACCATCGGTGCCATACCCGGACTGGAGAAGCTGCTTCCGCCCGGCGTGCGGCTTCCGTCGTACCCGGCGGAGGCACGGTGCAACATCCGCGGGCTCACCGCGCTCGGCGAGTACGCCCTGCGCGGCATGATGGAGCGCAAAATGCTGGTCGAGATCGACCACATGAGTGTCAAGGCCACCGGCCGGACCCTGGACATCCTCGAGTCCGTCTCGTACCCCGGGGCGATCTCGTCGCACAGCTGGATGGACCTGAACTGGACCGAACGGGTGTACGGCCTCGGCGGGTTCATCGCCCAGTACATGCACGGTGCCGGGCGGTTCATCGCGGACGCATACCGCACGAAGGCGCTGCGGGACGCTTACGGGGTCGGCTACGGCTTCGGCACCGACATGAACGGTTTCGGAAACTGGCCGGGCCCCCGTGGCGCGGACACCCCGAACCCGGTCCGGTACCCGTACCGTTCCGCCGACGGCGGTGCCGTCCTCGATCGGCAAACGACCGGCGAACGCACCTGGGACATCAACATCGACGGTGCCGCGCACTACGGTCTGGTACCCGACTGGGTGGAGGAGATCCGGGTCCTGGGGGGCCAGGGGGTCGTGGATGACCTCCTGCGCGGCGCCGAGTCGTACCTCGGCACCTGGGCAGCGTCGGAGGGCCACGCGCCCGGGGCGAACCTCGCTGCGGGCTCGTCCGCCTCGGCCAGTTCCACGTTGTGGAGCCCGTTCACCACCTTCGCCGCCCGTCGAGCCGTGGACGGCAACCCAACGACACGCTGGGCGAGCTGGTGGAGCGACGACCAGTGGCTGCGGCTGGACCTCGGGTCTCCACACCTGATCCGGCGGGTCACCCTGAACTGGGGGCCCTCCTACGCCAAGGCGTACCGCGTCGAGGTGTCAACCGACGGCAACGTCTGGCGGACCGTGTCGTCCACGTCGGCCGGTGACGGCGGTCTGGACACGGTGACGTTCGCCGCCACGTCGGCCCGCCACGTCCGCGTCCACTGCCAGAAACGCGGGACCCTGTTGGGCTACTCGCTGAACGAGGTCGGCGTCTACGGTACGTGA
- a CDS encoding nuclear transport factor 2 family protein, with protein MNTVERFRAAVEDRDLTAFDGLFDPDVRFFSPVKFTPFEGAQAVHGLLNVLLRTFEEFRYVGQLAGEAEIGAAGRPVESHILIFRAAAGGRQIHGLDLLQLGDNGLIVEFTVMVRPLSAVNALSEAVLAGLAADGIAL; from the coding sequence GTGAACACCGTCGAGCGATTCCGTGCCGCCGTTGAGGATCGAGACCTGACCGCGTTCGACGGGTTGTTCGACCCGGACGTGCGCTTCTTCAGCCCGGTGAAGTTCACGCCGTTCGAGGGGGCGCAGGCCGTACACGGGCTCCTCAACGTGCTCCTGCGCACGTTCGAGGAGTTCCGGTACGTCGGGCAGTTGGCCGGCGAGGCCGAGATCGGCGCGGCGGGCCGGCCGGTCGAGTCGCACATCCTCATCTTCCGCGCGGCCGCGGGTGGCAGGCAGATCCACGGCCTCGACCTGCTCCAGCTCGGCGACAACGGCCTGATCGTGGAGTTCACGGTCATGGTCCGCCCGCTGTCCGCCGTCAATGCCCTGAGTGAAGCGGTCCTCGCCGGCCTCGCCGCCGACGGGATCGCCCTGTGA
- a CDS encoding metalloregulator ArsR/SmtB family transcription factor, whose translation MNADPSTLAKRARTHAALGDPARLAIVDALTLGDASPGEIAQTLGMPTNLVAHHIKVLTDAGLVTKSRSTGDRRRIYLRLHPEALAALAAPRLTGVGRVVFVCTHNSARSQLAAALWKQRTRRAVASAGTKPAERVHPRAVAVAHRHHLDLDPTGTAHVADTVRRDDLVIAVCDNAHEELTGPIRPRLHWSVPDPVRVDTDEAFEAAYADLADRVDRLAPAVLPGGRR comes from the coding sequence ATGAACGCTGATCCGTCCACCCTCGCGAAGCGAGCCCGGACCCACGCCGCCCTCGGCGACCCGGCGCGCCTGGCGATCGTGGACGCGCTCACTCTGGGCGACGCCTCCCCCGGAGAGATCGCCCAGACCCTCGGCATGCCGACGAACCTGGTCGCCCACCATATCAAGGTCCTCACCGACGCCGGCCTGGTCACCAAGAGTCGTTCCACGGGAGACCGACGCCGCATCTACCTGCGACTCCACCCGGAGGCTCTCGCCGCCCTCGCCGCCCCACGCCTGACCGGCGTCGGCCGGGTGGTGTTCGTGTGCACCCACAACTCGGCCCGCTCCCAGCTGGCCGCAGCCCTGTGGAAGCAGCGCACCCGCCGCGCTGTCGCGTCCGCGGGCACGAAGCCTGCCGAGCGGGTCCACCCCCGCGCGGTCGCCGTGGCCCATCGCCACCACCTCGACCTCGACCCGACCGGCACCGCGCACGTCGCAGACACCGTTCGTCGGGACGACCTGGTGATCGCCGTGTGCGACAACGCGCACGAGGAACTGACCGGCCCGATCCGGCCCCGCCTGCACTGGTCCGTGCCCGACCCGGTGCGCGTGGACACCGACGAGGCGTTCGAAGCGGCGTACGCCGACCTCGCCGACCGCGTCGACCGGCTCGCTCCCGCCGTTCTGCCCGGAGGTCGCCGGTGA
- a CDS encoding arsenate reductase ArsC, with protein sequence MTDTTARRHQEITLDQQVALRTAATRLAEEFAGSYGTETVERFLRSSYDQFAAATIPNYLPLLAERFARQRLHALARVEGRHRDARPVVLFLCTHNAGRSQMALGFVTHLAGAHAVAWSGGSEPGIEVNPAAVAAMAERGIDISEEFPKPWTEEVVRAADVVVTMGCGDACPIFPGTRYENWNVDDPAGLDVADVRPIRDEIERRVRRLLGDLDITTR encoded by the coding sequence GTGACCGACACCACCGCCCGCCGGCACCAGGAGATCACCCTCGACCAACAGGTCGCCCTGCGCACCGCCGCAACCCGGCTGGCCGAGGAGTTCGCCGGCAGCTACGGCACCGAGACCGTCGAGCGGTTCCTGCGCAGCAGCTACGACCAGTTCGCCGCCGCCACCATCCCCAACTACCTTCCGCTGCTAGCCGAACGTTTCGCCCGGCAGCGGCTGCACGCGCTGGCCCGGGTGGAGGGACGTCACCGCGACGCGCGTCCGGTCGTGCTGTTCCTGTGCACCCACAACGCCGGCCGCTCCCAGATGGCCCTGGGCTTCGTCACCCACTTGGCCGGCGCCCACGCGGTCGCGTGGTCCGGCGGCAGCGAGCCCGGCATCGAGGTCAACCCCGCCGCGGTCGCGGCGATGGCCGAACGTGGGATCGACATCTCCGAGGAGTTCCCCAAGCCGTGGACCGAGGAGGTTGTCCGCGCCGCCGACGTGGTGGTCACCATGGGCTGCGGCGACGCCTGCCCCATCTTCCCCGGCACCCGCTACGAGAACTGGAACGTCGACGACCCCGCCGGTCTGGACGTGGCCGACGTGCGGCCGATCCGGGACGAGATCGAACGCCGGGTCCGCCGGCTGCTCGGCGATCTGGACATCACCACCAGGTAA